ggcaCAGGAGGATGGGAAGGccaaaatgaaggggaaaaaatgtatggAGTTATGAAGTTTTGTAGTAGGAGAGATGGTGCCTATATGGTACTCCCatccctttctcttccaaacACCATTTTGAGGTAGGGCCATACTCTTGTGCTTGCTCATCAGAGCACggaaagagcaaaaatatttgccGATGGGATGTGACACGCCAGTAGGAGAAACAGGGCAGGGCAGCATTGACCCCAAAAGAAACTTCTGTACAGACGAGATCTGGAGCCCTGGCAATGCAAGGCCAGGCAGCTCCTTTCCCCCCAGACCCTTTAAAACCCCAGCCGGAGGATGCAGGCGAGGCTGGCCAAGACGCCCACAGCTATCATGGTGTAACTGGTTTTCACGCTGCTGGCCCCGCTGATGTTGCACAGGGAAGTCTCGCAGCAGCTGGTGGCAACACCGGCAATGCCAATATTCAGGTCAATGGATGGGCAAAATGCAGAGCATTTCTTGGTGATGTGCTGTTTGCGGTCATTGCCTGAAGTGGGAGAGAGAGACAACAAGgagaaaagttgtatttttttttttttttaatgatagaCTGTCTGCAGAATATCCACTAGGGAGTATATTGTTCTATACTTAATGCCATTGGTTTTCCATTGGGCTTTGGCACATTGCATCATGATTTGTTTATATGTGACCTATGGAGACCATCCCTAGACCTTAAGACTCCTATGTCATTCTCAGGGCCAGCTGAATGCAACCTGAAGCAGGGATTTGGAGATCTAATGCTTTGTACAGAGCAAGATTGCGAGACTTCATTGTCACCATGCCTTGGCTTTGCTCCTTCCACAGCACCCGGTCCTTTCCAGTTCCACCACCTCTTAAGTATATACATGAGCCTGCAGATTAGACAAGGGTTTTGTGcagagaaatcttttcttttccattgtttcCCTCTCCTGGGTGTGCTTAATAGTACGTGTGGTATTGTTGTGATATATTGCAACAGAGACGTGCTACGCTGAGTTCCCACTTGCAGCAAGATTTCCTCTCCGCATGCCATGATCCTTAATTCTTCTGCCACACCTTATAGTGGGAGGACACCCTGCAGTCAGCCTAACCTGATCCCCGTTTGTCATCAGAACCCTAGGACAAGCTGCACACTTACCGAGTCCTGTGGTGGAATATGTCGTGAGGCAGTACTTCTCGTGGTCAGAGCACGTGGTTGTACTCAGGCACTGTAAGTTGGACGATGCATCTTTGCATGTGAAACACGTCAGGGAGAAAGCTGCAAAAGAAGAACACAGCACCCATGGCTCACCTCTAGGAACATTCCCAGGAGCACAAAACAGGAACACAAAACAGATGGTGCTGGCCCAGACTGAGGGTCTGGCAAACCCAGCAAAAACAGGTAGCccaggaaagaataaaaacagggCAAAAATGTATGAAACTTTCCCCCAGAAATTCTCCTGGACCCAAATTACTTTAACCTTGGATTCCTGACACTGatgtggtttgcttttttagCAACCCTCCAGGGATCTCCCTTCTGGATACTTACTTGACTCTCTCTTAAAATTTTGGCATCCCCAAGGGTGCTTTTCGAAATAGCTCCCCAGTCGAACACTACTTGCAGCCCAAACCCCTTCTGAGCTTTTTCTAACctggctccttccagccccGTTGGGTGGCCAATAGATCTTGCATGGAAAGAGACCCGCTGAGTCCTGTCCGCTCCTTTTCACATCCTCTTCAAGTTACCTGAAAAGCCCTGGCCTACACATCCTTTCTCAGAACAAGCAAACCAACAGTGAATTCTTCTTGAAATCTTTtgaatacagaaaggaaaagagatctGAGAATGAACCCTGTGGCCACACAGAGTGTGACTTTTTTGCTGCATGCCTCCTCAGCATATCTCAATGAGGAACGAGCAATGCTGCTCTGCACCTCGCTGTTTGGTGGGAAGACAGATGCTTGCATTTGACTGGTTCAGTTTTGGAGCTCTCCTGTTCTAGGAGGCAATCCTGGACCCGTAGATGACAGGGCTCAGCAAAccagcccccagctgcagcatgcTCCTAGCACAGCCATCCATGGGTGAAGACTGTAGCACCATGAAATTTGTACATCTGTAAGTCTGCATCTGCAAAGTGCTGTGCTCATCTGCGTGAATGAAAACAGTTTGCACACAACTAAGCTCAAGCAGCCATTCATAGCGAAGAGATCCCTGGGGAAGGTTTCTTTGCATGATAAGAGGAATTTCCTGCTCATCTGTTTATCTGCAGCAAACACTCCTGCAGTAATGTCACCCAATGGGGATTAGTTTCATTCTTCACATTCCCAGACTATCCCTATCTGTGGCCAGTTAATATCCATCTTATTCTTGTACCATCTCCCTCGCCCTTCTTCTTCCTTGCCCAAGCTTCTTTGTCCTTGCTGGTGCCTTTGCCAGCAATGTCTCAACCTCATTTCTGCCCGTGTTTGACCCTAGACAAGTCCATCTGACCCAAAGAGGATCCCCAGTGCACAGGGTGCTGCCAGCCAGGACCTGACCCCATCTCAGGTCATGAATCGAAGTGACTGGGGAGTGTGCTGCATTTCACAggaaaccacaaaacaaaacaaaacaaaaaaaataaataaatagtcatCCTCTGTGTACACAACCTCCTCTCTGACCACAGCTAGCAGCCCCTTTGCTTCTTCCATGGCCACCTAGCACTGACCTTCACTGTCCTCTTGTGGTCTCTAGTCCTTGCAAATCATTCGGTATTGTCCTAAAGCTGCAGGCAACATTTCTGAGTCCGGGACCTCCTTTAGACGACCTGCATGCAAACTGCTGATGACTCATTCTCTTCTCTTGTGCAAACCCCACACAAGCACTCCACCCCACAAGGAACCACCCTTTCCTCCTGGGATAACTTTATACTACAACAGAGTCCCCAAACTGGGTTTTCCAGACAtgtaattcattttattcattaattaaTGCAGCTTCTTTAATCAAGCCCATTCAAAGAGAAACTTCCTGAATCTACGCAGGAAATAGTGGTGCTTGCTGGATGCCCAAGCTCTGTTTCATCCCAACCTCCCAAAGCTGGTAATTTAGGAGTCTAGGTGCCAtgggaggagggcaggcacATGCAAGAGGATTTTGCCAACCTCCCTCTGTGCTCAGGAGGTTTCTCTCGTGCTCAGCATTTACTACAGACAACTTTGGAGACACATGGCTGCCTTTGAAGGtctcctgcctgtgcccaggCAGACCTCTGCTCTATGTGAAAAGGAACATTCCTCGAGGAAGATTTTCACGTGAATAATTCGAGCCACCCAGATAAACAGCTTACATATGTAAAGCATTAGCAAGTGCAAGCACTGGCAGATGCAGGATTTGCACCGTTAAAATTGGTGAGGTTCAGGATTAATTGGAACAGCTACCAGCCTTCTGGCTACGTTGCACAGCAAAGTGGTGCTGCCTATGTGTTAATTTTCACTGACTCCTTTAGTAAGTTCTCTGTCTCATTATgtgatctttttaaaaaaatgtgattacaGTTGATAAGCTGCAGGAAAGGATCCGTTTATCACCCTCGAGTTTCTCAACCCCATTGAGCACAATGATTTAGCACATGCCAGGTTTAAAGCCTCTGAAGTCCCAGGGTAAGAACATTTACAG
The genomic region above belongs to Cygnus atratus isolate AKBS03 ecotype Queensland, Australia chromosome 2, CAtr_DNAZoo_HiC_assembly, whole genome shotgun sequence and contains:
- the LOC118257907 gene encoding lymphocyte antigen 6E-like: MKPSLLVVLAVALCVERAFSLTCFTCKDASSNLQCLSTTTCSDHEKYCLTTYSTTGLGNDRKQHITKKCSAFCPSIDLNIGIAGVATSCCETSLCNISGASSVKTSYTMIAVGVLASLACILRLGF